In the genome of Oxyura jamaicensis isolate SHBP4307 breed ruddy duck chromosome 13, BPBGC_Ojam_1.0, whole genome shotgun sequence, one region contains:
- the CCNG1 gene encoding cyclin-G1, protein MIETLVTTEAQELLYQLTALLEQELRCQPKASGLRLVEAAHDNGLRMTARLRDFEVKDLLSLTQFFGFHTETFSLAVNFLDRFLSKMKVQPKHLGCVGLGCFYLAVKATEEERNVPLATDLIRISQYRFTVSDMMRMEKIILEKLSWKVKATTAFQFLQLYHSLIHENLSCERRKYLNFERLETQLKACHCRIMFSKAKPSVLALSIMALEIEEQKLLELTEALEFLQLHSKINNRELTFWKELVLKCLTEYSSSKCSKPNVQKLKWIVSGRTARQLKHSYYRITHLPTIPETSS, encoded by the exons ATGATAGAAACGCTTGTGACAACCGAAGCGCAGGAGCTGCTGTACCAGCTGACGGccttgctggagcaggagctgaggtgTCAGCCCAAGGCCTCTGGCCTGAGACTCGTCGAAGCTGCCCACGATAATGGCCTCCGAATGACTGCCCGCCTGCGAGACTTTGAAGTGAAAGATCTCCTCAGCTTAACTCAGTTCTTCGGCTTCCACACAGAGACGTTTTCGCTAGCTGTGAATTTCTTAGATAGGTTCTTGTCAAAAATGAAG GTACAGCCTAAGCACTTAGGCTGTGTTGGACTTGGCTGCTTCTACTTGGCTGTGAAAGCaacagaggaggagagaaatgtTCCCTTAGCCACTGACCTGATTCGAATAAGCCAGTATAGGTTCACTGTTTCTGATATgatgagaatggaaaaaatcatATTGGAGAAGCTGTCTTGGAAAGTCAAAGCTACAACAGCCTTCCAGTTTCTACAACTATATCATTCGCTCATTCATGAGAATTTAAGTTGTGAAAG GAGAAAATACCTTAATTTTGAGAGACTTGAGACGCAGCTTAAGGCATGTCACTGCAGAATCATGTTTTCTAAAGCCAAG cCTTCTGTCTTGGCATTGTCTATTATGGCACTAGAGATAGAAGAACAAAAGCTACTGGAGTTGACAGAGGCATTGgaatttctgcagctgcattCCAAG ATAAACAACAGAGAGTTGACCTTCTGGAAGGAATTGGTGTTAAAGTGCCTTACCGAATATTCCTCGAGCAAGTGTTCAAAACCAAACGTGCAGAAACTAAAATGGATTGTGTCTGGACGTACTGCACGGCAGCTTAAACATAGCTATTACAGAATAACACACCTTCCTACAATTCCAGAGACCAGCTCATAA
- the NUDCD2 gene encoding nudC domain-containing protein 2 isoform X2, with product MAAPFEERSGVVPCGTPWGRWYQTLEEVFIEVHVPPGTRAKDVSCSLQSRHLALAVGGQQLLQGKLFDSTIADEGTWTLEDRKLIRIVLMKTNRDAGNCWTSLLENDYAADPWVQDQMQRKLTLERFQREASQRILDLTSVVQKFLEITTKEDQTFLALKNEL from the exons ATGGCGGCTCCCTTCGAGGAGCGCAGCGGCGTGGTGCCCTGCGGGACGCCCTGGGGCCGCTGGTACCAGACGCTGGAGGAGGTGTTCATCGAGGTGCACGTGCCGCCCGGCACCCGGGCCAAGGACgtgagctgcagcctgcagagccgCCACCTGGCGCTGGCCGTGGggggccagcagctgctgcag GGTAAACTTTTTGACTCTACAATAGCTGATGAAGGAACATGGACGTTAG aagacagaaaactgaTACGAATTGTTCTGATGAAGACAAATCGAGATGCTGGAAATTGTTGGACATCTCTGTTAGAAAATGATTATGCTGCTGATCCTTGGGTACAAGACCAGATGCAAAGGAAACTTACACTGGAACGATTCCAAAGAGAGGCAAGTCAGAG AATCCTGGATTTGACTTCAGTGGTGCAGAAATTTCTGGAAATTACAACAAAGGAGGACCAGACTTTTCTAGCCTTGAAAAATGAACTCTGA
- the NUDCD2 gene encoding nudC domain-containing protein 2 isoform X1: protein MAAPFEERSGVVPCGTPWGRWYQTLEEVFIEVHVPPGTRAKDVSCSLQSRHLALAVGGQQLLQGKLFDSTIADEGTWTLEDRKLIRIVLMKTNRDAGNCWTSLLENDYAADPWVQDQMQRKLTLERFQRENPGFDFSGAEISGNYNKGGPDFSSLEK from the exons ATGGCGGCTCCCTTCGAGGAGCGCAGCGGCGTGGTGCCCTGCGGGACGCCCTGGGGCCGCTGGTACCAGACGCTGGAGGAGGTGTTCATCGAGGTGCACGTGCCGCCCGGCACCCGGGCCAAGGACgtgagctgcagcctgcagagccgCCACCTGGCGCTGGCCGTGGggggccagcagctgctgcag GGTAAACTTTTTGACTCTACAATAGCTGATGAAGGAACATGGACGTTAG aagacagaaaactgaTACGAATTGTTCTGATGAAGACAAATCGAGATGCTGGAAATTGTTGGACATCTCTGTTAGAAAATGATTATGCTGCTGATCCTTGGGTACAAGACCAGATGCAAAGGAAACTTACACTGGAACGATTCCAAAGAGAG AATCCTGGATTTGACTTCAGTGGTGCAGAAATTTCTGGAAATTACAACAAAGGAGGACCAGACTTTTCTAGCCTTGAAAAATGA